The sequence CGGCGGATCGCATCTCCTGCTCGAAGTCGATATGAGCGCCGTCCTGCGGGAGCGGCTGAACGCCGTTTCCGACGATGTCCGCGCCCGACTGCGGGAAGCCGGCATCGGTTATGCCGGGATCGGCGTCGATGGCGACGCGGTCGTGGTCCGGGTGCGCGATGCGGCCGATGCCTCGCGCATTGCCGACGAGATGCGTGGCATGAATGCCGGCCTCGATGTCGAGGCCGCCGACGGCGTGGTCCGCGGTCGGTTCACCGCCGCCGAGATCGCCAACCGTCGCGATCAGACGCTGGCGCAGTCGATCGAGGTGGTCCGCCGCCGCGTCGACGAGCTTGGCACGCGGGAAGCGACCATTCAGCGCCAGGGTGACGAGCGGATCATCGTTCAGCTGCCCGGCGTGGAAAACCCCGCCGAGATCAAGGCACTGCTCGGCACCACCGCCAAGATGAGCTTCCGGCTGCTCGACCCCACCACCAGCGCTTCCGAGGTGCTCTCGGGCGGGCGGTTGCCGCCGGGCTCCGAGATCCTCGACGGCACCGGCCCCGGTGGCCAGCCGACGAAATATGTCGTTCAGCGCCGGGTGCTGGTCTCGGGCGAACGGTTGACCGACAGCCAGCCCAGCTTCCAGAACAACGAACCCGTGGTCAGCTTCCGCTTCGACAGCGTCGGCGGCCGGCGCTTCGGCGAGGCGACCCAGCAGAATGTCGGTCGCAACCTCGCCATCGTGCTCGACGAAAAGGTGATCAGCGCGCCGGTGATCCGCGAGCCGATCCTGGGCGGGTCGGGCGTGATTTCAGGCACCTTCACCGTGCAGGAAGCCAGTAATCTGGCGGTGCTGCTGCGCGCCGGCGCCCTGCCCGCACCGCTGACCGTGATCGAGGAACGCACCGTCGGCCCCGATCTGGGCGCGGATGCCATCGCCCGCGGCGAGATTGCCAGCGTGCTGGCCTTCGTGCTGGTGGTGCTGTTCATGGCCGCCTATTACAAGCGGCTCGGCGTCTTTGCCGACGTCGCGCTGTTTGCCAATCTGGTTCTGCTGCTGGGGGCGCTGTCGGCGCTTCAGGCGACCCTGACGCTGCCGGGTATCGCCGGCATCGTGCTGACTCTGGGCATGGCGGTGGACGCCAATGTGCTGATCTATGAGCGCATCCGCGAGGAACTCGGCAATGGCCGATCACCGATTTCCGCGGTCGAAGCCGGGTTCAAGGGCGCCATGACCACAATTATCGACAGCAACCTGACCACGCTGATTGCCGCGATGCTGCTGTTCCAGTTCGGAGCCGGGCCCGTCAAGGGCTTTGCGGTCACGCTGTCGATCGGCATCCTGACGACGCTGTTCACCTCGGTCTTCGTGACCCGGCTTCTGGTCGCGTCCTGGCTGAAGCGGGCGCGTCCGAAGACCCTTGCCTTCTGATCGAGCCGGGAGCCCGCAGCAGATGAAATTCTCTCTCAATCCCGGCCGGACCAATATCGACTTCTTGCGATATCGCGTGGTCGCCTTGGTCTTCACCGCGGTTCTGACCATCGGCATCATTGCGCTGGTGGTGTTCCGTGGCCTCAATTTCGGCATCGACTTCACCGGTGGTGTGCTGGTCGAGGTGGAAACCTCCGGCCCCGCCGATCTGAGTGCCATGCGCGCAGCACTCGGCGACGGCGCCTTCGGCGACGTGTCGCTGCAGAATTTCGGTTCCGAAAATGCGGTGCTGATCCGGCTGAGCCAGGATGACACCGCCGGCGACGCTCAAGGCCGGCTGGTCGAAGAGGTGCGACGCACCCTGGCCGAACGCGTCGACCCGCAGATCCAGATCCAGCGTGCGGAATTCGTCGGCCCCAAGGTCGGCGGGGAGTTGATCGAGGGGGCGGTCATTGCCTTCGTCGTCGCGATCGCGGCGATGATGGTCTATGTCTGGTTCCGCTTCGAATGGCAGTTCGGCGTCGGGGCGGTGCTGGCCCTGTTCCACGACGTGATCATGACGATCGGCATGTACGCCATCACCGGGTACGAGTTCAACCTGACCTCGGTGGCGGCGGTACTGACCATCATCGGCTATTCGCTGAACGATACGGTGGTGATCTTCGACCGGGTGCGCGAAAACCTGCGCAAATATCGCGACATGACCGTGCCCGAGCTTCTGAACCGCGCGGTGAACGACACGCTTGCCCGCACGATCATGACCGGGCTCACCACCCTCATCGCCCTGTTCGCCCTGTTCTTCGTGGCGGGTGAGGCATTGTCGGGCTTCACCTTTGCGATGATCGCGGGGGTTTTCATCGGCACATACTCCACCATCTTCATTGCTGTGCCGGTGCTGGTCTATCTGAACCTTCAGCGCCGTCAGCGCGGCCGTGTGGGTGGCGAAGACGACGCCGATGCGGCCGGTGCGGCCGACGCCTGACCTGGCGGCTCGGCGATGCAGCCCGATGTGTCGGTCAACGCAGCAACCCCGAAGGACCCAAGCCGATGATGGACCTGACACCGAAGCTTGCCGATGGCGCCAAGGTGGTGCAGGGTTATGCCGCCGGCCGCTTCCGGATCGCCGGAGAGGTCGTCTCCGGATCGGTTCTGATCCTGCCGGCGGCGGTGGAGCCATGGTCGGCCACCGACATTGCCGGTGCCACGGTCGAAAGCCTGGCACCGATGATCGCCGCCGGTCGTGGCGGGGCGGTCGAAATTCTGATCATCGGTTGTGGCGCCCGCACCCAGCTGGTGCCGCGCCCGCTCCGCGATGCCCTGCGTGATGCCGGGCTGAGTGTCGAGTTCATGGACACGGGTGCGGCGGCCCGCACCTACAACGTGCTGATGATGGAAGACCGCAAGGCCGCGGCGGCGCTGATCGCGCTCTGATCGCATCCGCAGGCCTTGGACGAAAAAACCCCCGCCGATGCATGCGCCGGCGGGGGTTTTTCATGAAGGCTGTCGGGTGCCGGCGGCCGTGGCCGCCGGATACCGGATCAGGCCGCGCCGAGATTGGCGGCGGCGAAATCCCAGTTCACCAGATTGTCCAGATACGACTGGATGAAGTCGGGGCGCCGGTTCTGGTAATCCAGATAATAGGCGTGCTCCCAGACGTCCAGGGTCAGCAGCGGCGTGGCGCCGGTGCCGACCGGGGTCTCGGCATTGCCGGTCTTGACCACCTCAAGCTTGCCGTCCTTGACCACCAGCCAGGCCCAGCCCGAGCCGAACTGGGTGGTGGCGGCGGTCTTGAAGGCGTCCTTGAACTTGTCGAGGCTGCCGAAATCGGCCTCGATGCGCTTGGCCAGTTCGCCGGTCGGCGCGCCGCCGCCGTTCGGCTTCATCGAATGCCAGAAGAAGGTGTGGTTCCAGACCTGGGCCGCATTGTTGAACACGCCGGCCTTGGAGGCATCGCCACGGGTCTTGACGATGATGTCCTCAAGGCTGGCGTCGGCGAGATCGGTGCCCTCGACCAGCTTGTTGAGGTTCACGACATAGGTGTTGTG is a genomic window of Tistrella bauzanensis containing:
- the secD gene encoding protein translocase subunit SecD — encoded protein: MLHFAKWKTVLIIAICLIGALFTAPNLIGRQTLDSLPDWLPKQRISLGLDLRGGSHLLLEVDMSAVLRERLNAVSDDVRARLREAGIGYAGIGVDGDAVVVRVRDAADASRIADEMRGMNAGLDVEAADGVVRGRFTAAEIANRRDQTLAQSIEVVRRRVDELGTREATIQRQGDERIIVQLPGVENPAEIKALLGTTAKMSFRLLDPTTSASEVLSGGRLPPGSEILDGTGPGGQPTKYVVQRRVLVSGERLTDSQPSFQNNEPVVSFRFDSVGGRRFGEATQQNVGRNLAIVLDEKVISAPVIREPILGGSGVISGTFTVQEASNLAVLLRAGALPAPLTVIEERTVGPDLGADAIARGEIASVLAFVLVVLFMAAYYKRLGVFADVALFANLVLLLGALSALQATLTLPGIAGIVLTLGMAVDANVLIYERIREELGNGRSPISAVEAGFKGAMTTIIDSNLTTLIAAMLLFQFGAGPVKGFAVTLSIGILTTLFTSVFVTRLLVASWLKRARPKTLAF
- the secF gene encoding protein translocase subunit SecF → MKFSLNPGRTNIDFLRYRVVALVFTAVLTIGIIALVVFRGLNFGIDFTGGVLVEVETSGPADLSAMRAALGDGAFGDVSLQNFGSENAVLIRLSQDDTAGDAQGRLVEEVRRTLAERVDPQIQIQRAEFVGPKVGGELIEGAVIAFVVAIAAMMVYVWFRFEWQFGVGAVLALFHDVIMTIGMYAITGYEFNLTSVAAVLTIIGYSLNDTVVIFDRVRENLRKYRDMTVPELLNRAVNDTLARTIMTGLTTLIALFALFFVAGEALSGFTFAMIAGVFIGTYSTIFIAVPVLVYLNLQRRQRGRVGGEDDADAAGAADA
- a CDS encoding Mth938-like domain-containing protein, encoding MMDLTPKLADGAKVVQGYAAGRFRIAGEVVSGSVLILPAAVEPWSATDIAGATVESLAPMIAAGRGGAVEILIIGCGARTQLVPRPLRDALRDAGLSVEFMDTGAAARTYNVLMMEDRKAAAALIAL
- a CDS encoding superoxide dismutase, which gives rise to MAFELPALPYDKTALEPHISAQTFEFHHGKHHNTYVVNLNKLVEGTDLADASLEDIIVKTRGDASKAGVFNNAAQVWNHTFFWHSMKPNGGGAPTGELAKRIEADFGSLDKFKDAFKTAATTQFGSGWAWLVVKDGKLEVVKTGNAETPVGTGATPLLTLDVWEHAYYLDYQNRRPDFIQSYLDNLVNWDFAAANLGAA